The Rhododendron vialii isolate Sample 1 chromosome 6a, ASM3025357v1 genome includes a window with the following:
- the LOC131328991 gene encoding lanC-like protein GCL2 isoform X2: MGYRFFPNEMPDFVEEKEEEIATEDDSLMKLLSMPYSALSERLKRAGLDLKDTVVVETWGLGGQRVRDFSLYCGALGTAFLQFKAYQLTNNKDDLNLCSDIIKACDSLCSCSGFSHSRFSLVVLIQCIEDGRDGTFLCGRAGVCALGAATAKQLSDVQLLTYYLSQFKEIKLPKDMSDELLAGRAGFLWACLFINKHVGEGTIPSNDIGALVKAILIRGRRLGVIARCPLMFEYGSERYWGAAHGLAGIMHVLMHVKLNPEEAEEVKHTLKYIIKKQFPSGNFPSAAADNEDDLVHWCHSAPGIALTFLKAAEVFGDEEFLEAAVNAAEVVWNRGLLRRVGICHGVSGNAYIFLSLYRATGNKEFLYRAKAFACFLVDRASKLIAEGEMHGGDNPYSLFEGIGGMAYLLLDMTKPTDAKFPGYEL, translated from the exons ATGGGGTATCGTTTCTTTCCAAATGAAATGCCGGATTTCgtggaggagaaagaagaagagatagcCACCGAAGATGATTCTCTCATGAAGCTTCTCTCCATGCCTTACTCTGCTCTCTCTGAGAGACTCAAACGCGCTGGTTTGGACCTCAAGGAtact GTAGTGGTGGAGACATGGGGACTCGGTGGACAACGTGTGAGAGACTTCAGTCTTTACTGCGGAGCTCTTGGGACAGCTTTTCTGCAATTTAAAGCCTATCAACTCACTAACAACAAAGATGATCTCAACCTATGCTCTGACATTATTAAGGCGTGTGATTCCCTTTGTTCCTGCTCTGGGTTCTCTCACTCCAGGTTCTCTCTTGTT GTGCTTATCCAATGTATTGAGGATGGTAGGGATGGGACATTTTTATGTGGGCGAGCTGGTGTTTGTGCCCTTGGTGCTGCTACAGCAAAGCAGTTGAGCGATGTGCAGTTGCTAACATACTACTTATCCCAATTTAAAGAG ATTAAGCTGCCAAAAGATATGTCTGATGAGCTGTTAGCTGGAAGAGCTGGGTTCTTATGGGCATGTTTATTCATAAATAAACATGTAGGCGAGGGGACGATTCCTTCTAATGACATT GGTGCACTTGTGAAAGCCATTCTCATTAGAGGAAGAAGATTGGGTGTGATAGCAAGATGCCCGTTGATGTTTGAATATGGTAGTGAAAGGTACTGGGGAGCGGCCCATGGATTGGCAGGGATTATGCATGTTTTGATGCATGTGAAACTGAATCCAGAAGAGGCGGAGGAGGTGAAGCATACTCTCAAGTACATTATCAAAAAACAGTTTCCAAGTGGGAATTTCCCATCAGCAGCAGCGGACAACGAAGATGATCTTGTGCACTGGTGTCACAGTGCTCCTGGGATCGCCCTCACATTTCTGAAAGCAGCTGAG GTATTTGGTGACGAAGAGTTTCTGGAAGCAGCCGTAAATGCAGCAGAGGTGGTCTGGAATCGTGGCCTGCTCAGACGGGTTGGCATTTGTCACGGCGTAAGTGGAAATGCATACATCTTCCTCTCACTTTACCGTGCGACGGGTAATAAGGAGTTCTTGTACAGAGCCAAGGCATTTGCTTGCTTTCTTGTTGATAGAGCTTCCAAGCTTATAGCCGAGGGAGAGATGCATGGAGGAGATAATCCTTATTCTCTATTTGAAGGAATTGGGGGTATGGCTTATCTTCTCCTAGACATGACTAAACCGACAGATGCTAAATTCCCTGGTTATGAGCTCTGA
- the LOC131328991 gene encoding lanC-like protein GCL2 isoform X1: protein MGYRFFPNEMPDFVEEKEEEIATEDDSLMKLLSMPYSALSERLKRAGLDLKDTVVVETWGLGGQRVRDFSLYCGALGTAFLQFKAYQLTNNKDDLNLCSDIIKACDSLCSCSGFSHSRDGTFLCGRAGVCALGAATAKQLSDVQLLTYYLSQFKEIKLPKDMSDELLAGRAGFLWACLFINKHVGEGTIPSNDIGALVKAILIRGRRLGVIARCPLMFEYGSERYWGAAHGLAGIMHVLMHVKLNPEEAEEVKHTLKYIIKKQFPSGNFPSAAADNEDDLVHWCHSAPGIALTFLKAAEVFGDEEFLEAAVNAAEVVWNRGLLRRVGICHGVSGNAYIFLSLYRATGNKEFLYRAKAFACFLVDRASKLIAEGEMHGGDNPYSLFEGIGGMAYLLLDMTKPTDAKFPGYEL, encoded by the exons ATGGGGTATCGTTTCTTTCCAAATGAAATGCCGGATTTCgtggaggagaaagaagaagagatagcCACCGAAGATGATTCTCTCATGAAGCTTCTCTCCATGCCTTACTCTGCTCTCTCTGAGAGACTCAAACGCGCTGGTTTGGACCTCAAGGAtact GTAGTGGTGGAGACATGGGGACTCGGTGGACAACGTGTGAGAGACTTCAGTCTTTACTGCGGAGCTCTTGGGACAGCTTTTCTGCAATTTAAAGCCTATCAACTCACTAACAACAAAGATGATCTCAACCTATGCTCTGACATTATTAAGGCGTGTGATTCCCTTTGTTCCTGCTCTGGGTTCTCTCACTCCAG GGATGGGACATTTTTATGTGGGCGAGCTGGTGTTTGTGCCCTTGGTGCTGCTACAGCAAAGCAGTTGAGCGATGTGCAGTTGCTAACATACTACTTATCCCAATTTAAAGAG ATTAAGCTGCCAAAAGATATGTCTGATGAGCTGTTAGCTGGAAGAGCTGGGTTCTTATGGGCATGTTTATTCATAAATAAACATGTAGGCGAGGGGACGATTCCTTCTAATGACATT GGTGCACTTGTGAAAGCCATTCTCATTAGAGGAAGAAGATTGGGTGTGATAGCAAGATGCCCGTTGATGTTTGAATATGGTAGTGAAAGGTACTGGGGAGCGGCCCATGGATTGGCAGGGATTATGCATGTTTTGATGCATGTGAAACTGAATCCAGAAGAGGCGGAGGAGGTGAAGCATACTCTCAAGTACATTATCAAAAAACAGTTTCCAAGTGGGAATTTCCCATCAGCAGCAGCGGACAACGAAGATGATCTTGTGCACTGGTGTCACAGTGCTCCTGGGATCGCCCTCACATTTCTGAAAGCAGCTGAG GTATTTGGTGACGAAGAGTTTCTGGAAGCAGCCGTAAATGCAGCAGAGGTGGTCTGGAATCGTGGCCTGCTCAGACGGGTTGGCATTTGTCACGGCGTAAGTGGAAATGCATACATCTTCCTCTCACTTTACCGTGCGACGGGTAATAAGGAGTTCTTGTACAGAGCCAAGGCATTTGCTTGCTTTCTTGTTGATAGAGCTTCCAAGCTTATAGCCGAGGGAGAGATGCATGGAGGAGATAATCCTTATTCTCTATTTGAAGGAATTGGGGGTATGGCTTATCTTCTCCTAGACATGACTAAACCGACAGATGCTAAATTCCCTGGTTATGAGCTCTGA
- the LOC131328993 gene encoding uncharacterized protein LOC131328993, with translation MENTQHKYVDVRGLKLHVADIGTGPAVVFLHGFPEIWYSWRHQMVAVAGAGFRAIAPDCRGYGLSDQPPEPEKATFRDLVDDLLAILDSFGIPKAFLIAKDFGVRPAYHFALLYPERVSGVITLGVPFLLAGPEAFPRELLPKGFYMLRWQEPGRAEKDFGRFDAKTVVKSIYILFSGSELPVAREDQEIMDMVDPSTPLPPWFSEEDLENYAALYEKSGFRTPLQLPYRAWLEDYGVSELKVKVPTLLIMGEKDYVLKFLGIAEYITSGKVKEYVPDLETIFMPEGTHFVQEQLPDQVNQLIISFLNKHT, from the exons ATGGAGAATACCCAACACAAGTATGTTGATGTAAGAGGGCTCAAGCTTCATGTTGCAGACATCGGAACAG GTCCGGCGGTGGTTTTCTTACATGGGTTTCCGGAGATATGGTACTCGTGGCGGCATCAGATGGTGGCGGTGGCCGGTGCTGGGTTCCGAGCAATTGCACCTGACTGCAGGGGATACGGGCTCTCTGATCAGCCTCCTGAGCCAGAGAAGGCTACTTTTAGGGACCTCGTTGACGATCTTCTTGCCATTCTCGACTCATTTGGGATACCCAAG GCTTTTCTTATTGCGAAGGACTTCGGAGTTCGACCAGCTTACCACTTTGCACTTCTTTACCCAGAGAGAGTTTCAGGAGTCATAACACTAGGTGTTCCCTTCCTTCTTGCAGGCCCAGAAGCATTTCCTCGTGAATTGCTTCCTAAAGGTTTCTATATGCTGCGGTGGCAG GAACCAGGGCGAGCTGAAAAGGACTTTGGCCGTTTTGATGCCAAGACGGTGGTGAAGAGCATTTACATTCTTTTCTCTGGAAGTGAGCTACCTGTTGCTAGGGAGGACCAGGAGATAATGGACATGGTTGACCCGTCCACGCCGCTTCCTCCTTGGTTCTCCGAAGAAGATCTTGAGAACTATGCAGCTTTATACGAGAAATCTGGTTTCCGAACTCCATTGCAACTGCCATACAG GGCTTGGCTGGAAGATTATGGAGTATCTGAACTTAAAGTGAAAGTCCCTACGTTGCTCATCATGGGCGAAAAAGATTACGTCCTGAAATTTCTGGGCATAGCAGAGTACATAACAAGTGGGAAAGTGAAGGAATATGTACCTGATTTGGAGACCATATTCATGCCTGAGGGCACGCACTTCGTGCAAGAACAGCTCCCTGACCAGGTGAACCAGCTCATCATCTCCTTCCTCAACAAGCATACTTGA
- the LOC131328994 gene encoding probable polyol transporter 4 — protein sequence MGLVGNQENGNGEVGLSGIHLGSKNKYRRMDSELTDDGGFDEASLQKQQQEERRRTTRKYVFACAVFASLNSVLLGYDVGVMSGAILFIHEDLKITEVQEEVLVGCLSVVSLFGSLAGGKTADAIGRKWTMGLAAIIFQTGAAIMTLAPSFEILMVGRLLAGVGIGFGVTIAPVYIAEISPTISRGSLTAFPEIFINIGILLGYVSNYAFSGLPSHTSWRIMLAVGILPSVFIGFALCIIPESPRWLVMQNRVEEAKTVLWKTNETDAEVEERLAEILSAAGTTNGEKYEDKAVWRELLSPSPALRRMLVTGIGIQCFQQVTGIDATVYYSPTILKEAGLVGNSKLLGATVAVGISKTVFILVAIVLIDKVGRKPLLYVSTIGMTVCLFTLGITLSWLKGGPFGIDLAVLSVCGNVAFFSVGIGPICWVLTSEIFPLRLRAQAAALGAVGNRVCSGLVAMSFLSVAHAITMGRTFFVFSAVSAVSVAFVYACVPETKGKSLEQMDLLFQSEQVWEGSRAEQEFGDVEQLVQK from the exons ATGGGGTTGGTGGGTAACCAAGAAAATGGGAATGGAGAGGTGGGTTTGTCTGGTATTCATCTGGGAAGCAAGAACAAGTACAGGAGGATGGATTCTGAGCTCACTGATGATGGAGGTTTTGATGAAGCTTCACTCCAGAAGCAGCAGCAGGAGGAGAGGAGAAGAACCACCAGGAAATATGTGTTTGCTTGTGCAGTTTTTGCGTCTCTCAACTCTGTCCTCCTTGGCTATG ATGTGGGTGTTATGAGTGGAGCAATCCTATTCATTCACGAAGATCTAAAGATAACAGAGGTGCAGGAAGAAGTACTCGTTGGTTGTTTAAGCGTAGTCTCTCTTTTTGGCAGTTTAGCTGGTGGAAAAACAGCTGATGCCATCGGTAGAAAATGGACAATGGGATTAGCTGCCATTATTTTCCAAACAGGTGCGGCTATAATGACTCTCGCTCCTTCTTTCGAAATCCTAATGGTAGGAAGACTCTTAGCTGGGGTTGGAATCGGGTTTGGAGTCACAATTGCTCCCGTCTATATAGCCGAGATATCACCCACCATTTCCAGAGGCTCACTCACTGCATTCCCGGAGATTTTCATAAACATTGGGATTCTTCTTGGTTATGTCTCAAACTACGCATTTTCAGGTCTTCCATCTCATACAAGTTGGAGGATAATGCTTGCTGTGGGAATTCTTCCCTCAGTCTTTATCGGATTTGCTCTGTGCATAATCCCTGAGTCACCAAGGTGGTTGGTGATGCAAAATAGAGTGGAAGAAGCAAAAACAGTGCTATGGAAAACAAATGAGACTGATGCGGAGGTGGAGGAGAGACTTGCAGAAATACTATCAGCCGCTGGAACCACCAACGGTGAAAAGTACGAGGACAAAGCTGTGTGGCGTGAACTATTGAGCCCTTCTCCTGCGCTTCGCCGGATGCTGGTCACAGGTATTGGAATCCAGTGTTTCCAGCAGGTCACGGGAATCGATGCCACCGTCTATTACAGCCCTACAATCTTAAAGGAGGCCGGCCTTGTGGGTAACTCAAAGCTTCTTGGAGCAACTGTTGCTGTGGGAATCTCAAAGACAGTGTTCATACTAGTTGCTATTGTCCTCATAGACAAAGTTGGAAGGAAGCCACTTCTATACGTGAGCACAATTGGCATGACAGTCTGCTTGTTTACTTTGGGTATTACTCTATCTTGGCTAAAGGGGGGACCTTTCGGGATTGATTTGGCAGTGTTGTCGGTTTGCGGAAACGTTGCTTTCTTTTCTGTCGGGATTGGTCCAATCTGCTGGGTTTTGACATCCGAAATCTTTCCGTTAAGGCTTCGAGCTCAAGCAGCAGCGCTTGGAGCCGTAGGGAATAGGGTCTGTAGCGGTTTGGTCGCCATGTCTTTTCTCTCTGTCGCCCATGCGATTACCATGGGTCGAACGTTCTTCGTATTTTCAGCAGTTTCAGCCGTTTCTGTCGCGTTTGTCTACGCTTGTGTTCCGGAGACGAAAGGAAAATCTCTGGAGCAAATGGATTTGTTGTTTCAGAGTGAACAGGTGTGGGAGGGGAGTCGGGCGGAGCAGGAGTTCGGAGATGTTGAGCAACTAGTGCAGAAATAA
- the LOC131328995 gene encoding protein STABILIZED1-like, whose amino-acid sequence MVFFKSIDNKTLILDLDPTTTSLESLHLAIERKSGVPPSHQRLFLSSRRLICADGTTPVSRLGVGPASTLTLHVPLFGGMQAPVQPKPRLEFLNTKPPPNYVAGLGRGATGFTTRSDIGPARAAPDLPDRSAAAVGPAAGAGRGRGKGPGGDEEEEEQEENEKGYDENQKFDEFEGNDVGLFASAEYDEEDAEADAVWDEIDKRMDSRRKDRREARLKQEIEKYRASNPKITEQFADLKRKLFTMSTSEWDSIPEIGDYSLRNKKRRFESYVPVPDTLLEKARQEKEHVTALDPKSRAAGGTETPWAQTPVTDLTAVGEGRGTVLSLKLDRLSDSVSGLTVVDPKGYLTDLKSMKITSDAEISDIKKARLLLKSVIQTNPKHPPGWIAAARLEEVAGKIQAARQLITKGCEECPKNEDVWIEACRLSSPDEAKAVIARGVKAIPNSVKLWMQAAKLEHDDGNKSRVLRRGLEHIPDSVRLWKAVVELANEEDARLLLMRAVECCPLHVELWLALARLETYESAKKVLNKARLSLPKEPAIWITAAKLEEANENNAMVGRIIERGIRTLQKEHVVIDREAWMKEAEAAERAGSVATCQAIIHNTIGVGVEEEDRKRTWVADAEECKKRGSIETARAIYAHALTVFLTKKSIWLKAAQLEKTYGTRESLDALLRKAVTYRPQAEVLWLMGAKEKWLAGDVPSARAILQEAYAAIPNSEEIWLAAFKLEFENHEPERARMLLAKARERGGTERVWMKSAIVERELGNTDEERRLLDDGLKRFPSFFKLWLMLGQLEERLGYLERAKEVYESGLKHCSSCVPLWLSLAKLEEKMNGLSKARAVLTMARKKNPQSPELWLAAVRAESRHGHEKEADILMAKALQVCPNSGILWAASIEMVPRPQRRTRSMDALKRCDHDPHVIAAIAKLFWHDRKVDKARSWLNRAVTLGPDVGDFWALFYKFELQHGTEETQADVMKRCIAAEPKHGEKWQAVSKAVENSHQATEAILKKVVVALGKEESSAEGSKQ is encoded by the coding sequence ATGGTGTTCTTCAAATCCATCGacaacaaaaccctaatcctagaCCTTGACCCCACCACTACCTCCCTCGAGTCCCTGCACCTCGCCATCGAGCGGAAATCAGGCGTTCCTCCCTCCCACCAACGCCTGTTCCTCTCCTCCCGCCGATTGATCTGCGCCGACGGGACCACCCCCGTATCCCGCCTCGGCGTGGGGCCCGCCTCGACGCTGACCCTCCACGTCCCTCTCTTCGGAGGCATGCAAGCCCCCGTGCAACCCAAGCCCAGGTTGGAATTCCTCAACACCAAGCCTCCCCCCAATTACGTGGCCGGCCTGGGCCGTGGCGCCACCGGGTTCACCACCAGGTCCGACATCGGTCCCGCCCGCGCCGCTCCCGACCTCCCCGACCGGTCCGCAGCGGCGGTCGGCCCGGCAGCGGGGGCGGGTCGCGGGAGAGGCAAAGGCCCGGGCGgagacgaggaggaggaggagcaggaggagaaTGAGAAAGGGTACGATGAGAATCAGAAGTTTGATGAGTTTGAAGGGAACGACGTGGGGCTGTTTGCGTCGGCGGAGTACGATGAGGAGGACGCGGAGGCGGACGCGGTGTGGGATGAGATCGATAAGAGGATGGATTCGCGGCGTAAGGATAGGAGGGAAGCTAGGTTGAAGCAGGAGATTGAAAAGTACAGGGCGTCGAACCCTAAGATTACCGAGCAGTTTGCTGATTTGAAAAGGAAGTTGTTCACGATGTCGACTTCTGAGTGGGATAGTATCCCTGAGATCGGTGATTACTCATTGAGGAACAAGAAGAGGAGGTTTGAGAGTTACGTGCCTGTTCCGGATACCCTCCTTGAGAAGGCTAGGCAAGAAAAAGAACACGTCACGGCTTTGGATCCGAAGAGTAGGGCGGCTGGAGGGACGGAGACTCCTTGGGCGCAAACCCCGGTTACTGATTTGACTGCGGTGGGTGAGGGGAGAGGGACCGTTCTTTCGCTTAAGTTGGATAGGCTTTCGGATTCGGTATCAGGGTTAACTGTTGTGGATCCCAAGGGTTATTTGACTGATCTCAAGAGTATGAAGATTACAAGTGACGCGGAGATATCGGATATTAAGAAGGCTAGGCTCTTGCTTAAATCAGTTATTCAAACGAATCCCAAACACCCGCCCGGTTGGATTGCTGCCGCTAGGTTGGAGGAAGTGGCCGGTAAGATTCAGGCTGCGAGGCAGTTGATAACAAAAGGTTGCGAGGAGTGTCCGAAGAATGAGGATGTTTGGATAGAGGCGTGTCGGTTGTCTAGCCCTGATGAAGCAAAGGCCGTGATAGCTAGGGGAGTGAAGGCTATCCCAAATTCTGTGAAGTTGTGGATGCAGGCCGCGAAATTGGAGCATGACGACGGGAACAAGAGTAGGGTATTAAGGAGAGGACTGGAGCATATTCCTGATTCTGTCAGGCTATGGAAGGCGGTTGTGGAGCTTGCCAATGAGGAGGATGCGAGGCTTTTGCTGATGAGGGCTGTGGAATGCTGCCCTTTGCATGTCGAGTTGTGGCTTGCTCTTGCCAGGTTGGAAACTTACGAAAGTGCAAAGAAGGTTTTGAATAAGGCAAGGTTGAGTCTCCCCAAGGAACCTGCAATTTGGATCACTGCTGCGAAATTGGAAGAAGCAAATGAGAATAATGCTATGGTGGGAAGGATTATAGAAAGGGGTATTCGAACTTTGCAAAAGGAACATGTGGTGATTGACAGAGAAGCTTGGATGAAGGAGGCGGAGGCCGCTGAACGGGCTGGATCTGTCGCCACTTGCCAGGCTATTATTCATAACACTATAGGGGTTGGAGTGGAGGAAGAAGATCGGAAAAGGACATGGGTTGCTGATGCAGAGGAGTGCAAGAAAAGGGGTTCCATTGAGACAGCCAGAGCCATATATGCTCATGCCCTTACAGTGTTTTTGACTAAGAAGAGTATCTGGCTCAAAGCAGCACAGCTCGAGAAGACTTATGGGACCAGGGAATCTCTTGATGCGCTGCTTCGTAAAGCAGTGACTTACAGGCCACAGGCTGAAGTTCTATGGTTAATGGGTGCGAAAGAGAAGTGGCTTGCTGGTGATGTGCCTTCAGCTAGAGCAATTCTTCAAGAAGCCTATGCTGCGATTCCCAACTCTGAGGAGATTTGGCTTGCTGCATTCAAGCTTGAATTTGAGAACCATGAGCCAGAGAGAGCAAGAATGCTTCTAGCTAAAGCGCGAGAAAGAGGAGGCACAGAAAGAGTGTGGATGAAGTCTGCCATAGTTGAGAGAGAATTGGGAAACACTGACGAGGAGAGGAGGTTACTCGATGATGGGCTGAAACGCTTCCCTTCGTTTTTCAAGCTGTGGTTGATGCTTGGACAATTGGAGGAACGCCTTGGTTATTTGGAAAGGGCCAAGGAAGTGTATGAGTCAGGTTTGAAGCACTGTTCCAGCTGTGTTCCCCTTTGGCTTTCGCTCGCTAAGCTGGAGGAGAAGATGAATGGGTTGAGTAAAGCTCGAGCTGTCCTCACAATGGCTAGAAAGAAGAATCCTCAGAGCCCTGAACTCTGGCTTGCTGCTGTAAGAGCTGAATCAAGGCATGGGCACGAGAAGGAAGCGGATATTCTGATGGCTAAGGCATTGCAGGTCTGCCCTAATAGTGGTATACTGTGGGCAGCTTCGATTGAGATGGTCCCGCGTCCGCAACGGAGGACAAGGAGCATGGATGCGCTCAAGAGATGCGATCACGATCCACATGTCATTGCTGCGATTGCTAAGCTATTTTGGCACGACAGGAAGGTAGACAAAGCAAGGAGTTGGCTTAATAGGGCGGTGACACTTGGACCAGACGTTGGGGATTTTTGGGCGTTATTCTACAAATTTGAACTTCAGCATGGGACCGAGGAGACTCAGGCAGATGTAATGAAGAGATGCATTGCTGCAGAACCAAAGCATGGGGAGAAATGGCAAGCAGTGTCCAAGGCTGTGGAGAATTCTCACCAAGCAACTGAAGCCATCTTGAAGAAAGTAGTTGTTGCACttggaaaggaagagagttcTGCCGAGGGTAGTAAACAATAG